AAAAAAGAAATATTTAGACGGGATTTACGGGATAAGGGCGGATTAAGAAAAAAAGCTTTCTATCTGCTTCGCAGGGAAGAGCAAAACCACTTGACCACGGAAAAAGACGGAAAGGGCCGGAAAAGGGGCAAAAGCAAAGTCTTTTGTCTCGCGCCAAATAGTTTATGCCCTGTGAGTACAGGGAACGCAAAGAAAAGAATTATTTAGAGGGGAGTTTAAATTACCTGTCGTCATAATGTCCACCAATGGCAAAGATATAGATATAGTGGTCATCAAACTTATATATTAAACGGTCTTTTTGAGAGATGCGGCGGGACCAGAGGCCCGAGAGATTATGTTTTAAGGGTTCCGGCTTTCCCGTACCTTTGGTTGGGTCCGAGCGCTGTAATTCCTGGATGAGTTTACAGAGGTTTTTATGTAATACCTTGTTTTCTTTTCGCAGTTCCTCATATTTGCCCCATGTTTTCCCCTCAAATACGATTGATCTCATCCAGTTCCTCTTGGGTCGGTTGATAGCCCTTTCCTTTGCTATGGGTCTTGAGAGATTCGCCTATCTGTTTCATTAAGGAATCATTTTGAAGCACTAAAAGCGTTTCCTGTTCCTGTTGGTAATCCTCAAGGCTTACAACCACAAAATCCTCACCGTTTCGACGTGTTACCCGCAGCGGTTCATGGTCTTTTATTACCTTTTCAACCTCTTCTTTTAAATGCGCCCTGAACTGATTAACAGTTGTTTCATACATGGTTTTTACCTCCCTGTTAAAGTTATTTAATTGTACTGTAGTTCAGTACACCTTGTCAATTATAGAGCTAAGTTGGACATCCTGATACCATACCGGGCAAAAACTGCACGGGAAAACCCTTTATCTCGCGCAAAATAGTTTATGCCCTGTGGGTACAGGGAACGCAAAGGAAAGATCAAATCCTGTAGATCCTGTTAATCCTGTCAAATCTATCTTCCTCCCTGCACCATGATCTCTCTTGTGCGCACTTGACAATTATACCATAGGGGGGTATGGTATAAACAGGACTAAGAAAAAGAGGAGACTTTTTATGCATCCAAACCATGGTAAGGAAATCGGCAGGCTCAATCGTATCGAAGGGCAGGTGAAGGGGATTAAGAAGATGATAGAGGAGGGGCGCTACTGCATCGACATACTCTCCCAGATCAAGGCGGCCCATTCTGCGCTCAGGCAGGTGGAACTCAATATCCTCGAAACCCATGTGGGGAGCTGCCTGAAGGAGGCCGCCCAATCGAATGACTCCCTTGAAATTAACAATAAAATCGGGGAGATAATGAAACTCCTCGGGAAAAAAGGATAAAAGGCCCGAGAATGTACAAGAGGCCCTATTACTTTAAGCATAAAGAAGGCATCTCATGAAAAAGCGGATCATCTAAATAGACAAGAGGTAATGACTATCCTGAAGGATAACTGATATGGATGAACCAAAGATCATAGATTCACTGAGAAGTCTGCACGATCTCTCCAAGGCGATTAACTCCACCCTCGATATCGGTGAGGTGGTGGATATGGTTCTGGAGAATACATCGCGGCTTATGAAGGCCGAGAAGGTCCTTATCCTTTGCCTTGAAAGGGATAAAAACATCCTCAATGTTCATGACGCCTACGGTTTTGCAAAAGGTGAGATGGAAATCGAACAATTTCAAAACATCGGTTCCTTCGATCACTGTCTTCTTCATAAGGGGAAGGTAATCAGGCTGGAAGAAATTCTTCCCCCTGGGGATTACAAGGAATACCTGAAGACAATGCCTTTCCTCGCCGAGATGGTTTTTGCCCCGATGGAGATCAAGGGGGAGGCCGTCGGCCTGCTCGGCGTATCTAACAAAAAGCATGAGTTCTCGCAAACAGAACTTGAGATTTTCTGCTCTCTCGCCAGCCAGGCGGCGGTAGCCATGGAGAATGCCAACCTGTACAGACGGTTGAAAGATACCTTTCTCCATACCGCAGAGGCACTTGCCGAAGCTGTCAACAGCCGGGACCCATATACAGGCGGCCATGTAAGGCGGGTTGTTAATTATTCCCTCAGCCTTGCCCATGCTCTGGGACTGCCGGCAGAGGAAAAAGCAAACCTTCAGCTTGCCGCTATTCTTCATGATATCGGGAAAATCGGCATCGATGACGCCATATTGAGAAAGAGTGGGGCTTTGTCAGATGAAGAAGAAAGCTTGATGAGGAAACATCCCGAGATAGGAGCAAGGATTTTGAGCTTTATCAAGGAGATGCAAGGTGTTATTCCAGGTGTTCGGCACCACCATGAAAAGTTTGATGGAGGTGGCTATCCGGAGGGGCTCAGGGGTGAAGATATCCCTCTTTATGCCAGGATAATAGCGATTGCCGACACCTTTGATGCTCTTACCACCGACAGGCCTTACAGAAAGGCCATAGACAAGAAAAACGCTTTGGAAAAGTTGTATAAGGATGAAGGTGCTCATTTTGATCCTTTTCTTTTGAAACTCTTCTCAAAGTGCATGAAGGTAAAACCATAGGCTCCTGATATGATCTGATATGAGGTGGAATTAAATGTATTGGAATGTCAATCCTGAAATATTAAGCCTTGGTCCTATAGCCATTCGTTGGTACGGGCTGTTCTTTGCTCTGGCATTTCTCTTAGGCTTTGGCATTGTACGCTGGATTTTCAGGTGTGAAAGCAAGGCGGAGAGAGACCTGGAGCCTCTCTTGTTTTATATGCTGTTCGGCACACTCATCGGTGCACGCCTGGGGCACTGTTTCTTTTATGATCCTTTATATTACCTCAGCAATCCGCTTGAGATCATCAAGGTCTGGAAAGGGGGACTTGCCAGCCATGGCGGAGCCATTGGCGTCTTCGTCGCTCTCTACCTGTACTCCAGAAACCGCCCTGACCAGCCTTACCTTTGGTTACTGGACAGGATGGTAATTCCGGCAGCACTGGGCGGGGCATTGATTCGCATAGGTAATTTTTTTAATTCCGAAATAATCGGGGTGCCTGCTGATGTGGCATGGGCGATTGTCTTTGCAAAAGTCGACTTGCTGCCAAGACATCCGGTGCAGCTCTATGAGGCGACTGCCTACGTCTTTGTATTCCTGCTGCTGATCCATATTTACCGTCATCAGGAATGTAAAGTTAAGCCCGGACTATTGCTGGGATTGTATCTGGTCACTATATTCACGGCACGTTTTTTTATCGAACTTTTAAAGATCCGGCAGGCAGCCTATGGAATCGAGTTGCCATTTAGTGTTGGTCAGTGGCTGAGCTTGCCTATGATTATTGCCGGTGTGATGCTGCTTTTTTTAAAACCCGAAAAAAGAAGGAATGTATGCGGGCATTGTGAACATGGGGTGTAATCATTTTTCCAGGTAAGCTAAAAAAGAAGAGGGGACATAGTCATGGCTAAAGATCCGCTATGCGGTATGGAAGTTAACGAGGAGGGGGCCAAATTTATGGTCCATTTTGGACATGAAACCTACTATTTCTGCTCGGAAAAATGCAAGGAGAGCTACGAACAGCAGATAGGCTTAAAAAAGCCGGTTTCAAAAAAAGGGTTTTTAGAAAAGCTTGCAGAAGGAACACAGAAAGCAACAGGCGGCAAGCCACCCAAGTGCCACTAAACAGGAGGTAATCAAAATGACTAAAGATCCCGTATGCGGCATGACTGTCGACCCGGAAAAAGCCGCCGGCAAATCGGAATATAAGGGCGAAACTTTTTATTTTTGTAATGTTAACTGCAAAAAGAAGTTTGATGAAGCGCCTGGAAATTATCTGGCACCCCAAAAGGGCGAAACAATTACGCTTCCCGTTGAAGGGATGCGCTGCGGAAACTGTTCCTCCAAAGTAACAAAGGCCCTTAGTGAAGCGGAAGGCGTCATAGAGGCCTGCGCCGATCATGAAAAGAAAAATGCCGTCATCAGTTTTTATCCTTATCGAACGAACAGGGGAAAGCTCGTTAAAATCATTGAAGGACTGGGGTATACTGTTCCGGGGGAAGAGGGAAAGCAGACTGAGGAGTCATTTATATCCCCCTCACCCCAACCCTCTCCCACCAGGGGAGAGGGAGAAGTTGTGGGGAAGAAGTCTTCCTCTAAAATTGAGACGGTCACCCTTCCCATTGGAGGGATGACCTGCGCCTCATGTGCCTCTACCATTGAAAAAGCCCTTTCCACACTCGACGGTGTTGCCAATGCAGCCGTTAACTTTGCCGCCGGAAAGGCCACTGTAAAATACGCACCTGAGCTGGCAAGACCGGAAGAGTTGGAAAAGGCCATCACCGATGCGGGCTACGAAGTACTCAAGTCCGATGAAGAAGGTACCGATAGGGAGAAGGAGGCAAGGGAAAAAGAGATCTCGTCGCTGAAAAAGAGATTTACCCTGGCGGCCCTTTTCACTGTGCCCATTTTCTACGTGGCCATGGTGGAGATGATAAGCGAAAGCCTCATACCGGGTTTCATATCCCCTTCACATTCCCCTGCAGGTTTTGCCCTTTTCCAGATCATCCTCTCCATACCGATCATTATTATAGGGTGGAATTTTTACAAAAAGGGCTTCCCCGCTCTTTTTCGTGGAACGCCTAATATGGACTCCCTCATCGCCATGGGAACATCAGCCGCCTATGGTTACAGCTTTTATGCCGCCTCCCAGGTGCTGCTGGGGCTGGACCCTTCGGGAAAGTATGTAAAAAGTCTCTATTTTGAGACGGCAGCCGTCATCATTACTCTTATCCTCTTCGGGAAATACCTGGAAACGGTGAGCAAGGGGAAGACCTCCGAGGCCATAAAGAAGCTCATGGGCCTTGCACCGAAGACGGCCATCATTGAAGTGGATGGAGTGGAAGAGGAGATCCCTGTCTCCCAAGTGCATGTCGGTCACGTGGTGATTGTAAAGCCGGGGGAAAAGATCCCTGTTGATGGTGAAGTTATCCATGGGAGAACGGCCATCGATGAATCGATGCTCACGGGAGAAAGCATGCCCGTTGAAAAAGTCGAGGGTTCAAAGGTAGCGGCAGCCACACTGAACAAGACGGGTTCTATAAAATTCCGGGCAGAGAAGGTGGGAAAGGATACGGCCCTTGCGCAGATCATTAAGCTTGTTGAAGATGCCCAGGGCTCAAAAGCGCCCATCGCCCGAATGGCCGATATTGTTGCAGGGTATTTTACCTGGGGAGTCATTGGGGCTGCTGCAATTGCAGGACTCCTATGGACTATTGCAGGGACGGTCTTCGGTGTTAGCCTTCCGGGCGGAACCTTCGTCTTTGCCCTGACAGTGATGATAGCGGTGCTCATTATCGCCTGCCCCTGCGCCCTGGGGCTTGCCACACCCACATCTATTATGGTCGGTACGGGCAAGGGCGCCGAACTGGGTGTACTGATTAAGGACGCCGCAGCCCTTGAACATTTCAGAAAGATCAACTTTATCGTCTTCGATAAAACAGGGACACTGACAGAAGGCAAGCCCCGCGTTACGGACATCCTTACCTATAATAACTACGATGAAGAGGAGATTTTAAAGATCACCGCCAGCGGTGAAAAGAAGTCGGAACATCCCCTTGCCGAGGCCATCGTCAATGAGGCTGCCCGCCGAAATCTGGAACTCTTCGACGTACATCACTTCAATGCCATCCCCGGTCAGGGCATTGAAATCCATGTTAATAACTCGACCCTCTTCCTTGGAAACAGGAAGCTCATGGATGATAAGAAGATTGAAATGGAGGCCGCAGATAACGATGCGAGCCGCCTTGCCGATGAAGGGAAAACGCCCATGTTTATCGCCAAAGAGGGCAAGCTGGCGGGAATCATTGCCGTTGCCGATGTGTTAAAAGAAAGCAGCGTGCAGGCCATAAAAGAGCTCCACAGGCTCGGGATCAAAGTGGCCATGCTCACCGGGGACAATCGCCAGACGGCAGAAGCCATTGCAAGGTTGGCCGGAATAGACCGCGTCCTGGCCGAAGTGCTCCCTGAAGACAAATCGAATGAAGTAAAAAAGCTCCAGGCCGAGGGCTACACCGTAGCCATGGTAGGCGACGGCATTAACGATGCACCGGCACTGACCCAGTCCGATGTAGGAGTAGCCATCGGGGCAGGCACCGACGTGGCCATGGAATCGGCCAAGATCGTCCTCATGAAAAGCGACCTGCTCGATGTGGTAAGGGCCTATAAACTAAGTGCCGCAACAGTTCGGAACATTAAGCAGAACCTCTTTTGGGCCTTCGGTTACAACACCATCGGTATCCCCATTGCGGCAGGAATACTCTATCCCTTTTCAGGTTTTCTACTAAGCCCCGCCATTGCCGCAGCGGCTATGGCCTTTTCTTCCATCTCTGTTGTAACCAATGCATTGAGATTAAGAAAAGTCAGGTTGTAGTTTTTATTTATTAGAAAGTGGAAAAAGAGACTTTTCCCAGACAATTACAGTTGCACATTTAGCCGCAGGCATTATAATGGTGATCTTTATGGTTAAGTGCAAAGGAGATCTTTTATTTCGATGAAATTGTAGAGACGACTCACCGAGTCGTCTCCCCTGAGACGTTCCACCGAAACGTCTCTACAAAATAAAAGCAGGATTATAAACCAGGCAGATTACATACTTTTTTTAGGGTAAACCAAAAGGAGAAGCAAATGAAAAACCTAACATCAATACTATTCTCAACTATTTTAATGATGGCAGCTTCTACCCATGCCGCCATGGAACACAATCACAACCACAGCGCACACCAGATGGAGCATAAATCCGAGATGAAAATGCCCGAAGGAATGCACATGCACAACATGGACATTGACGGCCACAAAGTGACTTTCCATATTATGGACCAAAAGGCCTTCCGTACCTATATGGATAACATGGGTCACAAAACCCACAAGATGAAAGCGGGAATGACACATTACATTATGATCGATATTGTCGACAAGAACGGAAAAAAAATTAAAAGGGCCAAGGTAAAAATAAAAACCATTGACC
This window of the Deltaproteobacteria bacterium genome carries:
- a CDS encoding metal-sensitive transcriptional regulator, which encodes MHPNHGKEIGRLNRIEGQVKGIKKMIEEGRYCIDILSQIKAAHSALRQVELNILETHVGSCLKEAAQSNDSLEINNKIGEIMKLLGKKG
- the lgt gene encoding prolipoprotein diacylglyceryl transferase, whose translation is MYWNVNPEILSLGPIAIRWYGLFFALAFLLGFGIVRWIFRCESKAERDLEPLLFYMLFGTLIGARLGHCFFYDPLYYLSNPLEIIKVWKGGLASHGGAIGVFVALYLYSRNRPDQPYLWLLDRMVIPAALGGALIRIGNFFNSEIIGVPADVAWAIVFAKVDLLPRHPVQLYEATAYVFVFLLLIHIYRHQECKVKPGLLLGLYLVTIFTARFFIELLKIRQAAYGIELPFSVGQWLSLPMIIAGVMLLFLKPEKRRNVCGHCEHGV
- a CDS encoding type II toxin-antitoxin system Phd/YefM family antitoxin, with product MYETTVNQFRAHLKEEVEKVIKDHEPLRVTRRNGEDFVVVSLEDYQQEQETLLVLQNDSLMKQIGESLKTHSKGKGYQPTQEELDEINRI
- a CDS encoding Txe/YoeB family addiction module toxin, whose product is MRSIVFEGKTWGKYEELRKENKVLHKNLCKLIQELQRSDPTKGTGKPEPLKHNLSGLWSRRISQKDRLIYKFDDHYIYIFAIGGHYDDR
- a CDS encoding YHS domain-containing protein yields the protein MAKDPLCGMEVNEEGAKFMVHFGHETYYFCSEKCKESYEQQIGLKKPVSKKGFLEKLAEGTQKATGGKPPKCH
- a CDS encoding HD-GYP domain-containing protein; amino-acid sequence: MDEPKIIDSLRSLHDLSKAINSTLDIGEVVDMVLENTSRLMKAEKVLILCLERDKNILNVHDAYGFAKGEMEIEQFQNIGSFDHCLLHKGKVIRLEEILPPGDYKEYLKTMPFLAEMVFAPMEIKGEAVGLLGVSNKKHEFSQTELEIFCSLASQAAVAMENANLYRRLKDTFLHTAEALAEAVNSRDPYTGGHVRRVVNYSLSLAHALGLPAEEKANLQLAAILHDIGKIGIDDAILRKSGALSDEEESLMRKHPEIGARILSFIKEMQGVIPGVRHHHEKFDGGGYPEGLRGEDIPLYARIIAIADTFDALTTDRPYRKAIDKKNALEKLYKDEGAHFDPFLLKLFSKCMKVKP
- a CDS encoding heavy metal translocating P-type ATPase, coding for MTKDPVCGMTVDPEKAAGKSEYKGETFYFCNVNCKKKFDEAPGNYLAPQKGETITLPVEGMRCGNCSSKVTKALSEAEGVIEACADHEKKNAVISFYPYRTNRGKLVKIIEGLGYTVPGEEGKQTEESFISPSPQPSPTRGEGEVVGKKSSSKIETVTLPIGGMTCASCASTIEKALSTLDGVANAAVNFAAGKATVKYAPELARPEELEKAITDAGYEVLKSDEEGTDREKEAREKEISSLKKRFTLAALFTVPIFYVAMVEMISESLIPGFISPSHSPAGFALFQIILSIPIIIIGWNFYKKGFPALFRGTPNMDSLIAMGTSAAYGYSFYAASQVLLGLDPSGKYVKSLYFETAAVIITLILFGKYLETVSKGKTSEAIKKLMGLAPKTAIIEVDGVEEEIPVSQVHVGHVVIVKPGEKIPVDGEVIHGRTAIDESMLTGESMPVEKVEGSKVAAATLNKTGSIKFRAEKVGKDTALAQIIKLVEDAQGSKAPIARMADIVAGYFTWGVIGAAAIAGLLWTIAGTVFGVSLPGGTFVFALTVMIAVLIIACPCALGLATPTSIMVGTGKGAELGVLIKDAAALEHFRKINFIVFDKTGTLTEGKPRVTDILTYNNYDEEEILKITASGEKKSEHPLAEAIVNEAARRNLELFDVHHFNAIPGQGIEIHVNNSTLFLGNRKLMDDKKIEMEAADNDASRLADEGKTPMFIAKEGKLAGIIAVADVLKESSVQAIKELHRLGIKVAMLTGDNRQTAEAIARLAGIDRVLAEVLPEDKSNEVKKLQAEGYTVAMVGDGINDAPALTQSDVGVAIGAGTDVAMESAKIVLMKSDLLDVVRAYKLSAATVRNIKQNLFWAFGYNTIGIPIAAGILYPFSGFLLSPAIAAAAMAFSSISVVTNALRLRKVRL